From the genome of Sander lucioperca isolate FBNREF2018 chromosome 1, SLUC_FBN_1.2, whole genome shotgun sequence, one region includes:
- the fam122b gene encoding protein FAM122B, with translation MNNSGVLPQEKMELDLEIPSSLAQGDGHLRRSNSAPMIHGLSDNSQVFQREVLRSRRNSTTVVNRPNMVPSSPVRVPSTRLHQIKQEEGVDVMNRETAHEREVQTAMQMSQSWEESLSLSDNDLEKSASSSPKRIDFVPVSPAPSPTRGIGKKQCFSPSLQILVSSNGLTPSPVPSPTRRFSRRSQSPINCIRASILGPMKRKGEMETESQPKRLFQGTTTMLSSDVSNLSELSSCHSPDLLDGSLSSVGSSTDSPGKMEGVSPSSSSNSPFASLQDLSPK, from the exons ATGAACAATTCGGGAGTCTTGCCACAAGAAAAGATGGAGCTGGATCTGGAAATCCCATCTTCGTTAGCTCAGGGCGATGGACACTTGAGGAGATCCAACAGTGCACCCATGATACATGGCTTAAG TGATAACTCCCAGGTGTTCCAGAGAGAGGTCCTGCGTAGCCGGAGAAATAGCACCACAGTTGTCAACAGGCCCAACATG GTCCCGTCATCACCTGTCCGCGTCCCCAGCACCAGACTTCATCAGATAAAACAA GAGGAGGGTGTGGATGTGATGAACAGAGAAACTGCTCATGAGCG GGAGGTTCAAACTGCCATGCAAATGAGCCAGTCCTGGGAAGAAAGCCTGAGTCTG AGTGACAATGATTTGGAGAAGTCGGCATCTTCGTCTCCAAAGCGCATCGACTTTGTGCCTGTGTCGCCTGCGCCATCTCCAACCAGAGGGATAGGAAAAAAG CAGTGTTTCTCTCCTTCACTACAAATCCTTGTGAGCAGCAATGGCCTAACACCCAGCCCAGTACCCAGCCCAACACGACGCTTCAG ccGACGGAGTCAAAGCCCAATCAACTGCATCAGAGCCAGCATACTTGGGCCAATGAAACGCAAAG GCGAGATGGAGACGGAGAGTCAGCCTAAGAGGCTCTTCCAGGGCACCACCACCATGCTGTCCTCTGATGTCTCCAACCTGTCAGAGCTCAGTTCCTG TCACTCTCCAGATTTGCTGGACGGCAGCCTCAGCAGCGTCGGATCCTCCACAGACTCGCCAGGCAAAATGGAGGGAGTGTCGCCCTCCTCGTCCAGCAACTCGCCCTTTGCTTCCCTCCAGGATTTGTCCCCAAAGTGA
- the hprt1 gene encoding hypoxanthine-guanine phosphoribosyltransferase, which produces MATSSPCVVISDEEQGYDLDLFCIPKHYADDLERVYIPHGLILDRTERLAREIMKEMGGHHIVALCVLKGGYKFFADLLDYIKALNRNSDRSIPMTVDFIRLKSYCNDQSTGEIKVIGGDDLSTLTGKNVLIVEDIIDTGKTMQTLLQLLKQYNPKMVKVASLLVKRTPRSVGYRPDFVGFEVPDKFVVGYALDYNEYFRDLNHICVISETGKEKYKA; this is translated from the exons ATGGCGACATCCAGCCCCTGTGTTGTG ATCAGTGATGAGGAGCAGGGGTATGACCTGGACCTTTTCTGTATACCAAAGCACTACGCCGATGACCTGGAGAGGGTCTACATCCCACATGGACTCATCTTGGACAG GACAGAGAGGCTTGCCAGAGAGATCATGAAGGAAATGGGGGGGCACCACATCGTGGCCCTCTGTGTGCTCAAAGGGGGTTACAAGTTCTTTGCAGACCTGCTGGACTACATCAAGGCCCTGAACAGGAACAGTGACCGCTCCATCCCAATGACGGTGGACTTCATTCGCCTCAAGAGCTactgt AACGACCAGTCGACAGGTGAAATCAAAGTCATCGGTGGAGATGACCTGTCTACATTGACGGGCAAG AATGTCCTGATTGTGGAG GATATCATCGACACAGGGAAGACAATGCAGACATTATTGCAACTCCTCAAACAGTACAACCCCAAAATGGTCAAGGTAGCAAG TTTGTTGGTGAAGAGAACGCCAAGAAGTGTTGGCTACCGACCAGACT TTGTAGGATTCGAGGTGCCTGACAAATTCGTGGTGGGATACGCACTAGACTACAACGAGTACTTTAGAGATCTAAAT CATATCTGCGTCATTAGTGAAACGGGGAAGGAGAAGTACAAGGCATGA